The Apodemus sylvaticus chromosome 17, mApoSyl1.1, whole genome shotgun sequence genome contains a region encoding:
- the Cbx6 gene encoding chromobox protein homolog 6 isoform X1: MELSAVGERVFAAESIIKRRIRKGRIEYLVKWKGWAIKYSTWEPEENILDSRLIAAFEQKERERELYGPKKRGPKPKTFLLKARAQAEALRISDVHFSVKPSASASSPKLHSSAAVHRLKKDIRRCHRMSRRPLPRPDPQGGSPGLRPPISPFSETVRIINRKVKPREPKRNRIILNLKVIDKGPGGGSTAQGTGALARPKVPSRNRVIGKSKKFSESMLRTQIRHMKFGTFALYKPPPAPLAPSTAGKADVASSGPGLLLATPAAAPFDAHSSSSSGCPSPTLQSSDPDDAPPKLLPETMSRSAPNWRESEVLDLSISPEAAATGQRVPPDVTAAAGQALHTALEPTGAGSSESEAGDWRPEMSPCSNVVVTDVTSNLLTVTIKEFCSPEDFEKVAAGVAGATGGGGGTGPSK; this comes from the exons ATGGAGCTGTCTGCAGTAGGCGAGCGGGTCTTCGCGGCCGAATCCATCATTAAACGCCGGATCCGCAAG ggACGCATCGAGTACCTGGTGAAATGGAAAGGGTGGGCGATCAA gtacagcacttgggagccagaggagaACATTCTGGATTCGAGGCTCATCGCAGCCTTCGAGCAGAA GGAGAGGGAACGTGAGCTTTATGGGCCCAAGAAGAGGGGACCTAAACCCAAAACTTTCCTCCTAAAG GCCCGGGCCCAGGCGGAGGCCCTCCGCATCAGTGATGTGCATTTCTCTGTCAAGCCAAGCGCCAGCGCCTCCTCACCCAAGCTGCACTCCAGCGCTGCGGTGCACCGGCTCAAGAAAGACATCCGCCGTTGCCACCGTATGTCCCGCCGCCCCCTGCCACGACCAGACCCACAAGGGGGTAGCCCTGGCCTGCGCCCACCCATCTCGCCCTTTTCTGAGACCGTGCGTATCATCAACCGCAAGGTGAAGCCCCGGGAACCCAAGCGGAACCGCATCATCCTGAACCTGAAGGTGATTGACAAGGGCCCGGGAGGTGGCAGCACTGCGCAGGGCACCGGGGCACTGGCCCGCCCGAAAGTCCCCTCGCGAAACCGGGTCATTGGGAAGAGCAAGAAGTTCAGCGAGAGCATGCTTCGCACCCAGATCCGCCACATGAAGTTTGGCACCTTTGCGCTCTACAAGCCCCCTCCCGCTCCTCTGGCACCCTCTACTGCGGGCAAAGCCGACGTGGCCTCCTCGGGGCCTGGGCTGCTCCTGGCCACCCCAGCTGCTGCCCCCTTTGACGCACACAGCTCCAGCTCTTCTGGCTGCCCCTCACCCACACTGCAGTCCTCTGACCCAGACGATGCACCGCCCAAGCTGCTCCCTGAGACCATGAGCCGATCTGCGCCCAACTGGCGAGAGTCGGAGGTGCTCGATCTGTCCATCTCTCCTGAGGCGGCTGCCACCGGCCAGCGGGTGCCTCCTGATGTCACTGCTGCTGCGGGCCAGGCGCTTCACACAGCTCTGGAGCCCACGGGTGCTGGCTCGTCTGAGTCTGAGGCTGGGGACTGGCGCCCCGAGATGTCTCCATGCTCCAATGTCGTCGTCACAGATGTCACCAGCAACCTCCTGACCGTGACCATCAAGGAATTCTGCAGCCCTGAGGATTTCGAGAAGGTGGCTGCTGGGGTGGCAGGTGCTACAGGAGGTGGGGGTGGCACTGGGCCAAGTAAGTGA
- the Cbx6 gene encoding chromobox protein homolog 6 isoform X2: MELSAVGERVFAAESIIKRRIRKGRIEYLVKWKGWAIKYSTWEPEENILDSRLIAAFEQKERERELYGPKKRGPKPKTFLLKPSASASSPKLHSSAAVHRLKKDIRRCHRMSRRPLPRPDPQGGSPGLRPPISPFSETVRIINRKVKPREPKRNRIILNLKVIDKGPGGGSTAQGTGALARPKVPSRNRVIGKSKKFSESMLRTQIRHMKFGTFALYKPPPAPLAPSTAGKADVASSGPGLLLATPAAAPFDAHSSSSSGCPSPTLQSSDPDDAPPKLLPETMSRSAPNWRESEVLDLSISPEAAATGQRVPPDVTAAAGQALHTALEPTGAGSSESEAGDWRPEMSPCSNVVVTDVTSNLLTVTIKEFCSPEDFEKVAAGVAGATGGGGGTGPSK; the protein is encoded by the exons ATGGAGCTGTCTGCAGTAGGCGAGCGGGTCTTCGCGGCCGAATCCATCATTAAACGCCGGATCCGCAAG ggACGCATCGAGTACCTGGTGAAATGGAAAGGGTGGGCGATCAA gtacagcacttgggagccagaggagaACATTCTGGATTCGAGGCTCATCGCAGCCTTCGAGCAGAA GGAGAGGGAACGTGAGCTTTATGGGCCCAAGAAGAGGGGACCTAAACCCAAAACTTTCCTCCTAAAG CCAAGCGCCAGCGCCTCCTCACCCAAGCTGCACTCCAGCGCTGCGGTGCACCGGCTCAAGAAAGACATCCGCCGTTGCCACCGTATGTCCCGCCGCCCCCTGCCACGACCAGACCCACAAGGGGGTAGCCCTGGCCTGCGCCCACCCATCTCGCCCTTTTCTGAGACCGTGCGTATCATCAACCGCAAGGTGAAGCCCCGGGAACCCAAGCGGAACCGCATCATCCTGAACCTGAAGGTGATTGACAAGGGCCCGGGAGGTGGCAGCACTGCGCAGGGCACCGGGGCACTGGCCCGCCCGAAAGTCCCCTCGCGAAACCGGGTCATTGGGAAGAGCAAGAAGTTCAGCGAGAGCATGCTTCGCACCCAGATCCGCCACATGAAGTTTGGCACCTTTGCGCTCTACAAGCCCCCTCCCGCTCCTCTGGCACCCTCTACTGCGGGCAAAGCCGACGTGGCCTCCTCGGGGCCTGGGCTGCTCCTGGCCACCCCAGCTGCTGCCCCCTTTGACGCACACAGCTCCAGCTCTTCTGGCTGCCCCTCACCCACACTGCAGTCCTCTGACCCAGACGATGCACCGCCCAAGCTGCTCCCTGAGACCATGAGCCGATCTGCGCCCAACTGGCGAGAGTCGGAGGTGCTCGATCTGTCCATCTCTCCTGAGGCGGCTGCCACCGGCCAGCGGGTGCCTCCTGATGTCACTGCTGCTGCGGGCCAGGCGCTTCACACAGCTCTGGAGCCCACGGGTGCTGGCTCGTCTGAGTCTGAGGCTGGGGACTGGCGCCCCGAGATGTCTCCATGCTCCAATGTCGTCGTCACAGATGTCACCAGCAACCTCCTGACCGTGACCATCAAGGAATTCTGCAGCCCTGAGGATTTCGAGAAGGTGGCTGCTGGGGTGGCAGGTGCTACAGGAGGTGGGGGTGGCACTGGGCCAAGTAAGTGA